One Hevea brasiliensis isolate MT/VB/25A 57/8 unplaced genomic scaffold, ASM3005281v1 Scaf486, whole genome shotgun sequence DNA segment encodes these proteins:
- the LOC110662965 gene encoding protein NRT1/ PTR FAMILY 8.1 — translation MAEEDIYAKDGTVDYRGNPANRKETGTWRACPFIIGNECCERLAYYGMSSNLVLYFKNILNQQSATAAKNNSDWSGTCYTTPLIGAFLADAYLGRYWTIAIFSIIYVIGMTLLAMSASVPGLKPKCYAKNDCDPTDAQSAACFVALYLIALGTGGIKPCVSSYGADQFDDTDEVEKKHKGSFFNWFYFSINVGALIASSVLVYVQDNWSWGWGFGIPAIAMAIAVVSFFSGTRLYRYQKPGGSPLTRLCQVIVASIRKYKVEVPADKSLLYETADAESNIKGSRKVEHTKDFSFFDKASVETEKDNVKDSVNPWRLSTVTQVEELKSIIRLLPIGATGIIFAAVYSQMSNLFVLQGDQMNKFVGNSKFQIPSASLSVFDTLSVIFWVPIYDRIIVPFARRFTGNKYGLTQLQRMGIGLFISIFAMVSAAVLEQIRLGTVRRHNSYEIKQVPISVFWQVPQYFLIGCAEVFTFIGQLEFFYQEAPDAMRSLCSALSLTTVALGNYLSSLLMTIATSISTRNGKPGWIPDNLNYGHVDYFFWMLAVMSVLNLGAFLLISKWYTYKTPLGTLR, via the exons ATGGCAGAGGAGGATATATACGCAAAAGATGGAACTGTAGACTACCGTGGGAATCCTGCTAACAGAAAGGAAACTGGAACCTGGAGAGCCTGCCCCTTCATTATAG GAAATGAATGTTGTGAAAGATTGGCTTATTATGGGATGAGCTCCAATTTGGTTCTTTATTTCAAGAACATATTAAATCAGCAGAGTGCTACTGCTGCTAAAAATAACTCTGATTGGAGCGGAACATGCTATACTACACCGTTGATCGGAGCATTTCTGGCTGATGCTTATCTAGGAAGATACTGGACGATTGCAATTTTCTCCATCATTTATGTAATT GGAATGACGCTTTTAGCAATGTCAGCATCTGTCCCTGGTCTAAAGCCGAAATGTTACGCAAAAAACGACTGTGATCCAACTGATGCACAAAGTGCCGCGTGCTTTGTAGCACTTTACCTGATAGCTCTGGGCACAGGAGGTATTAAGCCTTGTGTCTCATCCTATGGAGCAGATCAGTTTGATGATACAGATGAGGTAGAGAAGAAGCACAAAGGCTCTTTCTTCAACTGGTTCTACTTCTCAATTAATGTTGGAGCTCTTATAGCTTCCTCCGTGCTGGTTTATGTACAAGACAATTGGAGTTGGGGATGGGGTTTTGGCATTCCTGCAATTGCCATGGCAATTGCAGTTGTGAGCTTCTTTTCAGGTACTCGGCTGTACAGGTACCAAAAGCCAGGAGGCAGCCCTCTCACACGTCTCTGCCAGGTGATAGTAGCATCCATTAGGAAATACAAAGTTGAAGTGCCTGCTGACAAGTCTCTTCTGTATGAGACAGCAGATGCTGAATCCAACATCAAAGGAAGCCGCAAGGTTGAGCACACCAAAGATTTCAG TTTCTTTGACAAGGCATCAGTGGAAACGGAAAAAGATAATGTAAAGGATTCTGTAAACCCATGGAGACTTAGCACCGTAACCCAAGTTGAAGAGCTAAAATCCATCATCCGGTTGCTCCCAATAGGGGCCACTGGCATAATCTTTGCCGCGGTGTACAGCCAGATGAGCAACTTATTTGTGTTACAAGGTGATCAAATGAATAAATTTGTTGGCAATTCCAAGTTCCAGATCCCATCTGCATCTCTTTCCGTCTTCGACACCCTCAGTGTTATCTTTTGGGTCCCCATCTATGATCGCATTATTGTGCCATTTGCAAGAAGATTCACAGGTAACAAATATGGCTTGACTCAACTTCAGAGGATGGGCATTGGCCTCTTCATATCAATATTTGCCATGGTATCTGCAGCAGTTTTAGAACAGATAAGACTCGGAACTGTTAGAAGACACAACTCCTATGAAATTAAACAAGTGCCGATATCTGTATTTTGGCAAGTTCCACAGTATTTTCTTATAGGGTGTGCAGAAGTTTTTACATTCATTGGGCAGTTGGAATTCTTCTACCAGGAAGCACCTGATGCCATGAGGAGCTTGTGCTCTGCTTTATCACTCACCACAGTTGCTCTTGGCAATTACTTGAGTTCTCTCCTTATGACTATTGCTACAAGCATCTCCACCAGGAATGGAAAACCTGGGTGGATACCCGACAACTTAAATTATGGTCATGTCGATTACTTCTTCTGGATGTTGGCAGTAATGAGTGTGCTCAATTTAGGTGCCTTTCTCTTGATCTCAAAGTGGTATACATACAAAACACCATTAGGAACTCTCCGTTGA